The Armatimonadota bacterium genomic interval CGATTAGCTCGCTCAAGATCAGCCAAAAAGCCGTGATCGACGGCGATGCGACCTACCTTGAAATCGCTGCAGCGTCGATCGTAGCTAAGGTTATAAGAGACCGCATCATGCTCGATTACGACCGGCTCTACCCCAACTATGGCTTCTCTCGGCACAAAGGCTATGGCACGAATCTTCACAAACAAGCGCTGATCAGTTACGGCCCGGCGCCCATCCATCGCAACTATCTGCCCGTGATCGAAGCTCGAAACCGACAATCATGCCTCATTCAAGACAAATAGGCGCCGAAGGCGAGCAGATGGCCGCCGAGTTCCTGACCCGGCTGGGCTACGAAATCATCGACAAGAACTGGACGCGCCGAGGCGCAGAGATCGATTTGATCGCCCGCGACGGCGATTGCCTGGTGTTCGTAGAGGTCAAATACCGCCTATCCGACGCATACGGCGACCCTCTTATCAGCATGGACAACCGCAAGATCGCACGGTTGGCCAAATCCGCCGCCCGATACTTGGCCGAGAACGATCTCACTCAAGTCGATTGTCGCTTCGATGTCGTCGCTATCCGAAAGATTGGCGCCGCAAC includes:
- a CDS encoding YraN family protein; the encoded protein is MPHSRQIGAEGEQMAAEFLTRLGYEIIDKNWTRRGAEIDLIARDGDCLVFVEVKYRLSDAYGDPLISMDNRKIARLAKSAARYLAENDLTQVDCRFDVVAIRKIGAATEIEHVPNAFFPPEGAMP